AGGCCGCCGCCGCCGCCCTGGCCCGACTGGACGTGGACGAGGTGGGCCTCGACGCCCTCGACCGCCGCTACCTGCGGGCGCTGATCGAGAACTACGCCGGCGGCCCGGCCGGGGTGGAGACCCTGGCCTATGCGATCGCCGAGGCCCGCGACGCCGTCGAGGACGTCATCGAGCCCTTCCTGCTGCAGCAGGGCTTCATCCAGCGCACGCCCCGCGGCCGCATGGCCTGCGCCAAGGCCTACGAGCACCTGGGCCTCCAGGCGCCGCGAAACCTCGGGGGAGCCGCGCCGCCCGCGGATCTGTTCGACAAATGAGCCACGAGCCCAGCGCGGGGTGGCTGGAAGGCCGCGAGCACGTCCTGCCGGTGCGGATCTACTACGAGGACACCGACTTCACCGGCGTCGTCTACCACGCCAACTACCTGCGCTATTTCGAACGGGGGCGGAGCGACTTCCTGCGCGTCTGCGGGATCGGCCACCAGGCGCTGCTGGAGCTGCCCGAGCCCGCCGCCTTCGCGGTCACCCACATGGCCATCGACTTCAAGCGCGCCGCGCGCATCGACGACGCCCTGCATGTGCGGACCACCTACGACGCCGTGAAGGGGCCGCGCCTGTTCGTCAGCCAGCGAATCCTGCGCGGGCAGGATCTGATCGCGCAGGCCAGCGTCGAAGCCGCCTGCATCGGCCTGGACGGCCGCGCCCGACGCCCGCCGCCAGGCCTGGTCGAGCGGCTGAAGCCGCTCTTCGCCGCGCCATAAGTTCGCCACCGATCCCCGCCAAGCACGCCGCAAAGAAGACGAGAAGGACCTCGATGGACCCGGCCGCCGTCACTCCCGAAAGCTTCAACATCGTCAACCTGTTCTTCCAGGCCGACTGGGTCGTGAAGCTGGTGATGATCGGCCTGGCCCTGGCCTCGCTCTGGTCGTGGACGATCATCCTCGACAAGCTGTTCCGCTTCGCCGCCCTGAACCGCGAGGCGACCCGCTTCGAGGACCAGGTCGCCTCGGGCCGCAGCCTGGAGGACGTCGCCGCCGAGGCCGGCGAGCGGCCCGCCCACGCCCTGCCCCGCATGCTGCAGGGCGCGCTGAAGGAGTGGCGTGACGCGCGCCAGAAGGGGCCGCCCACCGAGGCCCAGGTGGCCTTCCTGATCCAGCGCATCGACCGCCACCTCGATGCGGTCATCGCCCGCGAGAGCGCGCGGGTGGAGAACGGCCTGGGCGCCCTGGCGATCGTCGCCACCGCCTCGCCGTTCATCGGCCTGTTCGGCACGGTCTGGGGGATCATGAACTCCTTCCAGGCCATCGCCATCCAGAAGAACACCTCCCTGGCCGTGGTGGCCCCGGCCATCGCCGAGGCGCTGTTCGCGACCGCCATCGGCCTGGTGGCCGCCATCCCGGCCTACATCGCCTTCAACGCGTTCTCGACCTCGGCCGGCAAGTACGCCGCCCGCCTCGAGGGCTTCGCCGACGACCTGTCCACCGCCATCCAGCGGCGGCTGGCGGAGCGGGCCTGACATGGCGCTGTCGGCCAACGACGCCTTCGCCGCCGGCGGCGGGCGCCGCAACCGTCGCCGTTACGGCCGCGGCCGGCGCGGCGCGCTCTCCGAGATCAACGTCACCCCGCTGGTGGACGTGATGCTCGTGCTGCTGATCGTCTTCATGATCTCGGCGCCGCTGCTGACCGCTGGGGTGCCGGTCGAGCTGCCCAAGACCGAGGCGGGCGCGATCCAAGACCAGCCCGAGCCGCTGACCGTCTCCATCCGAGCCGACGGCTCGATCTATCTCGGCGAGGATCCCGTGCCGTTCGCCGGCCTGGCCCCCCGCATGCAGGCGCTCAGCGAGGGCCAGAGCCGGCCGGTCTACGTCCGCGCCGACCGCCATGCGACCTATGAGGTGGTGGCCCAGGTGATGGCCGCGCTGTCCACCTCGGGCTTCTCATCCATCAACCTGATCACCGACACGGGCGGCCCCTCGTCGGGCGCCGAGGAGCAGGCCGGCCCGTGAGGCGCATCGAGGTCTCGCCCGCGGCCTTCGGCTCGCTCGCGCTGCACGCGGGCGTGGCCGCCGCGCTGATGATCTCCTGGGGCGCGCGCGACCTGAAGGTGGGCGCGGTCGTGCCCGTTACCATCGTCTCGTCCGCCCCCGACCTCGACACCCGTCCCGCGCTGCAGGCTCCCGAGACCCAGGAGGCGATGGCCGAGACGCCCGTCCCGGACGCCGCGCCGACGCCCGAGCCGCCCCAGCCCCAGCCCCCGCCGGCCCCGCCGCAGCCGCAGCCCGCGCCCACGCCCAAGACGCCCGCCCCCGCAGCCAAGGCGCCCGCCCCCAAGGCCGCGCGACCGACGCCGAAGACCAAGGAGTCCAGCGAGGATTTCTTCGCGAGCCTCGAAAGCTCGCTGGCCAAGAGCCGCCCCTCGCCCGCCGCCAAAGGGCCCTCCCGCGCCGAGACCGCGCCCGACGCCCGCAACACCGCCGGCCGGGGTCTCGCGGCCGGCGCGGACATGCAGGGCCTCGTCCAGGAGCTGCAGCGCCGCTGGAATCCCAACTGCACGGTGGAGGGCGGCCGGGACGTGATCGTCCGGGTCGTGTTCAACATCGGCTCGGGCGGCCAGCTCGTCGGCCAGGTCACGTCCCAGATCACCGGCGGCCCCCGCGACGCCGTGGGCCAGGCCGCCGCCGAGCGGGCCGAGCGCGCCGTCTACGCCGCCTCGCCCTTCCGCGGCCTCTCGCGCGACTACTATGGTCAGCGCATCGCTGTGAACTTCAACGCCCGGGAGGCCTGCGCCGACCGATGACCGAACCGATCCGGAGCCTTTGCATGCGGCTGAAGCCCTTGATGCTCGCCCTCGCCTGCCTGTTCGCCGCGGGCCTCACCGTCCAGCCCGCCCGGGCCGAGATCGAGGTCAACGTCAACCGCGGCGACGTCCAGCCGCTGCCGATCGCCGTGCCGGCCTTCGGCGGCCAGCAGGGCGCCGACATCGCCCAGGTGATCAGCGCCAACCTCCAGCGCTCGGGACTCTTCCAGCCGCTGGACCCGGCGGCGTTCATCGAGCGCGACGTCAACATCGCCGTCCAGCCGCGCTTCGCCGACTGGAAGCAGATCAACGCCCAGGCCCTGGTGAACGGGCAGGTGACCGTCGAGGGCGGCCGGCTGCGCGTCGACTTCCGCCTGTGGGACGTTTTCGCCGAGCAGCAGCTGCTCGGCCTGCAGTTCACCTCCAGCCCCGAGAACTGGCGCCGCGTCGCGCACAAGATCTCGGACGCCGTCTACGAGCGGCTGACCGGCGAGAAGGGCTACTTCGACACCCGCGTGGTGTTCGTCGCCGAGAGCGGCCCCCGCGGCAAGCGCGTCAAGCGCCTGGCGATCATGGACCAGGACGGGGCCAACCCCAGCTACCTGACCGACGGCTCGTACATCGTCATGACCCCCCGTTTCTCCTCGAACAGCCAGGAGATCACCTACATGTCGCTGCGGCCCGACGGCTCGTCCATCTGGCTGTTCAACCTCGAGACCGGCCGCCGCGAGAGCCTCGGCAACTTCCAGGGCATGGTCTTCGCCCCGCGCTTCTCGCCCGATGGCGGCCGGGTGGCGTTCTCGGTCGAGCGCGGCGGCAACAGCGACATCTATGTGATGAGCCTTTCCAGCCGCTCCAGCACGCGGCTGACGTCGGATCCGTCGATCGACACCTCGCCGTCGTTCTCGCCGGACGGCCAGAGGATCGTGTTCAACTCGGACCGGTCGGGCTCGGCGCAGCTCTACGTCATGGGCGCCGACGGCTCGAACCCGCGGCGGATCTCCTTCGGCCAGGGCCGCTACACCACCCCGGTCTGGAGCCCGACAGGCGAGTTCATCGCCTTCACCAAGCAGACGGGCGGGCAGTTCCACATCGGCGTCATGCGCGCCGACGGCTCGGACGAGCGGCTGCTCACCTCCAGCTATCTAGACGAGGGCCCGACCTGGGCGCCGAACGGCCGCGTGCTCATGTTCTCGCGCGAAACGCCCGGCGGCGCGCCGCGGCTGTGGAGCGTAGACGTGACCGGGCGCGTTCTACAGCCTATGCCGTATCCGGGATCGGGCTCGGACCCGGCATGGTCGCCGCTCCTTAACTAGCTTGCGCCCAGATTCCGCCCGATAGACCCTGACGATGGAATTCCATCCGAGACACGAGGAGACCCAGATGTTGCGAAGCGTGAACACGGGCGCGGCCCTGCGTCTGGCCCTGGTGGCCGCGGCGGCGACTTCGCTGGCCGCGTGCGCCAGCCGGCCCAAGCCGCAGTACGAGACCGCCCCGCCCACCACGCCGCCGCCGGCGGACCAGGGCGCCCCGACGCAGCCCCCGGTCGCGCAGCAGCCGCTGGCCCCCGTGCCGGGCTCGGCCCAGGACTTCGTCGTCAACGTCGGCGACCGGGTCTACTTCGACCTCGACCAGCACGACGTGCGCACCGACGCGCGGCCGCTCCTCGACGCCCAGGCCGAATGGCTGCGCCGCTATCCCCAGGTGCGCGTGCGCATCGAGGGCAACGCCGACGAGCGCGGCACCCGCGAATACAACCTGGCCCTCGGCGCGCGCCGGGCGAACTCGGTGCGCGACTACCTCGTGAACCGCGGCGTCACCTCGGACCGGATCTCGACCATCTCCTTCGGCAAGGAGCAGCCCCTCGATCCGGGCACGACCGAGGAGGCCTATCAGAAGAACCGGAACGCCCGCACGGCCATCGTGAGCGGCGCCCGCCAGTAACCGCATGAGTCAGATGACGCGCAGCCGCTTCGTCCTTCCCGCCCTGGCGTTCGCCGTCCTTGCGACGGCGGCGCCGGCCACGGCCCAGACGCCCTTCCCGGCGACCCCGGCCGAGGATCCGCTCGACTCGCGCGACGCCCGCCGGGTGGAGCGGATGGAGAAGGTCGTCCGCGAGCTGCGCGCCATCGTCTTCCAGATGCGCGACACCGGAAAGCCGGTGGTGGTCCAGCCCTCCGACGCCGACGCCCGGATGGCCGAGCTGGCCGCGCGCATCGACGACCTCGAGCGGACCCTCCAGCGCATCAACGGCTCGCTGGAGACCGCCACCTTCGAGCTGCAGCAGACCAAACGCGAGAACGCCGCCCTGAAGACCCAGGTCGACGAGCTCACCCAACGCCTGACGGTGGTCGAGCCGCCGCCCCCGCCGCCCAGCGAGGACGCCGGCGCTGCGCCGGCGCCCGCCGCCGACCCCACCGAGGCCTTCACCCGGGCCCGCCAGCTGATGCTCGCCGGCGACTACGACGGCGCCGAGGACGCCTTCGCCGCCTTCGTCGAGACCTGGCCCGACGGCCAGCGCACGCCCGAGGCCCGCTACTGGTGGGGCAAGACGCTGTCGGTGCGCGGGGCCCACAACGACGCCGCCACCGCCTACATCGGCGCGATCCGCGGCTGGCCGCAGACCAGCTGGGCGCCCGACGCCGTCGTCGAGCTCGCCCGCTCGCTGGTGGCGCTGAAGAAGCCGCAGGACGCCTGCCGAACCCTGGCCGAGCTGCCCAAGCGCTATCCCAAGGCTCCGGCGAACATCACCAGCCGGGCGGCCGCCACCCGCACCCAGGCGAAGTGCGCGGCCTGACCGACCGGGCCGAAGCGCTCCTCGACCGCCATCTCCTGAAGGGCAGTCGCCGGCCCCTCGCGGTCGCCGTCTCGGGCGGCGGCGACTCCGTCGCGCTCGCGCTGATCGCCGAGGGCTGGGCCCGGCGGTCGCGCCGCGACCTCCTGCTGCTCACGCTCGACCATGGGCTCAATCCCGACAGCGCGGCCTGGACGGGGCGCTGCGAGGCGTTGGCGCAGCGGCTGGGCCGCCCGTTCCGCGCGCTCGCATGGACGGGGCCGAAGCCGGCCTCGGGCCTGCCAGCCGCCGCCCGCGCCGCCCGGCATCGCCTGCTCGCGGAGGCCGCGCGCGAGGCCGGCGCCCGCGTGATTCTGATGGGCCACACCGCCGACGACGTGGCCGAGGCGCAGGTCATGCGCGCCGCCGGCGCCACCACGCCCGAGCCCCGCGTCTGGGCCCCCTCCCCCGCCTGGCCCGAGGGGCGCGGGGTCTTCGTCCTGCGCCCGCTGCTGGACGTGCGGCGGGCCGAGCTGCGCGACTGGCTCTCGGCCCGCGGCGAGACCTGGATCGAGGACCCCGCCAACGCCGATCCGCGGTTCGCCCGCGCCCGCGCGCGGCGCGCCTTGCCCGCGGACACCCCGCTCGAGCGGCAAGAGCCGGCGCCCGCCGCCATTCCGTTCGAGGAACGGCTCGGCGTGCTCGACGTCGCCCGCGCCGCGTTCCGCGCATCGCCGGCCGGACTGGCGGAACGCTGGCTCGCCATGGCCTGCGTCTGCGCGGGCGGCGGATCGCGACGGCCGCCGGGCGTCCGAGCGGCCCGCCTCTCGGCCGCCCTGCGGGGTGACGGGCCGGTGCTCGCCACCCTGGCCGGCGGGCGCATCGAGGCGGACACGACGGCTATCCGCATCTTCCGCGAGGCCGGCGAGGCGGCCCGCGGCGGGCTCGCAGCCCTGTCCCTGCCCAGGAGCCAGGCGGTGGTCTGGGATGGGCGGTTCGAACTCCTCGCCCCCCGGCCGGGTCTTGAGGTCCGCCGGCTCGCCGGCCTTGCGAGCCGCCTGCCCGACGCCGAGCGGCGGCGGCTGCAGGCGGTCCCCGCCGCCGCCCGCGGCGCCCTGCCGACCATCCTCGACGGCGAGCGCGTGAGCTGCCCGCTGCTGTCGGATACGCCGGCGGTCCAGGTCCGCGGCCTCGTCGCCGACCGCCTCCGCGCCGCCGCGGGCCTCGTCACCCGCGAGCCGGACTAGCCGACAGCACGTGCTCCACGCCGCGGACAATGGCGCCGGCGTGGCGCGGTCCCAGCAGGTTGGCGTGGGTCGACCCCGCCACATGGTCGATGTGTCCGAAGCGCGAGCGCCGGGCGGGCGCCTCCTGCAGGGCCCGCAGGCCGCCGCGGAGCTGCGCCGCCCCGGCCGTCACTACGGCCACGGGCAGGTCGTCGGGCAGTTCGGCGGCCGCCGCCAGGGCCGAGGTCGCCGGCCACTGCAGCACCTCGGCCGCCGCCCACCTCGCGTGGACCGGCGAGGCGTGGATCCTGCGCTTCTCGGGCTTGGCCTCGCCGGTGAGGCCGATCAGGTTGCCGGTGAGGAACGAGACGGGGACCATCAGCCCCGCCCGTCCGGCGACGCTGGCCAGCCGCAGGAGTTGACCGAAGCCCGCGATCGCCAGGGGCGCGCCGGGCAGTCCGAGGGCGTCGGGCGTCACCGCGTCCACCAGCACCAGGCCGCGCACGCGGCCGGGATGGGCCAGGGCGAAGAGCCGCGACGAGAGCCCGCCCATCGAATGGCCGGCGAGGACCAGGGGGCCGTCCTCGCCCAGGGCCTGCAGCAGGGCGGCGAGATCGGCGTTGGCGGCGCGGCCGTCGCGGACGCCCGGACCCGGATCGGAGAGCCCCATGCCGGCCCGGTCGTAGGCGAGGCTGCGAAGGCCCCTGGCCGTCAGCTTCTCCTGCACCACGGCCCAGTCGGCGGCGCAGCCGAACGCGCCGTGCTCGCAGACGACGAGCGGGGCGGGCGCCGGCGGCCCGGCGCGAACGCACCGCAGGCGGCGTCCGCCGATGTCGACCAGGGTCCCCCTCATGGCCCCATCTAGGCGGCTCGAAGGGTCGGCGTCGAGCAGGCCTAGGAGCTGACCTGGCCGCGCGGGCGGCCGTCCTCGCCCAGCGGGAGCACCTTCAGCCCCTCGAACCGCTCAACCGCCGCGGCGTCCTTGGCGGCGCCGTCGTCGAGGGCGGAGGGCGCCGGCGCGTCCTGGACCGCGAGCTGGGTCGCCTTCTGCGCCTTCCTGTCGGCCTCGCGCTCCAGCTTCGCCTCCATGAGGGCGCGCTTGTGCCTGGGGATGAACGAGACCTGCGCGACGCGCACCTTGCGGGGGAAGCGCTGGGCCTGGCGCAGGGGCAGGTCGTCGGCCTCGGCGAACGTGCGCCCGAGGAACAGGGTGGGGTTGAGCGGCCGGTCGCGGCGGTCGCGGATCTCGAAATGCAGGTGCGGCCCGGTGGAGGTCCCGGACGAGCCGACGCCGCCCAGCGTGGCGCCGGCCTTGACGGCCAGGCCGGGGCGCACGTGGCGAGCCACATGGCCGAGGTGCGCGTAGAAGGTGGTCAGCCCCTCGGCGTGACGCACGGCGACATAGCGGCCATAGGACCCGTTCCGTCCCGCTTCGGTGACCACGCCGTCCGCGGCCACCCGCACGGGCTCGCCCGGCCGCCCCGATATATCCACGCCTGCGTGCAACCGCCCGCCCTCCTCCCAGGGGAGCTGGCGCAGGCCGAACGGCGAGACGATCTGCCGGCCCGGGACAGGGTCCGCGAAGGCGATCAGCACCGGCGGCGTCTCGGGCGCGGGCGCCTCGGTGAGCACGATCTTCTCCACCGTGGGAACCGGCGCCGGAGGGGGACTGTCCGGCAGGGCCGCATGGGCCAGGGTGATCGCCCCCAGCGCCGCCGCGCCGCCAAGCGCCGCGTCCAGGAGCCAGTGCCGCACACGCCCGTCCTGGGCCACGCTCAGGTCCGTCAAGGCTGCAACTCCACCAATAGCCGAGCTTTCCGGGCGCCGCTCACGTCGAACGGCCAAGCTTCGGCAGAACCCAACAGCAAGGGGGTGGTTAACTGGCGGGCCTTCTAGGCAAAAAGTAGGCATGCCGCAAACCGTTGTTCTGCGGTCATGGCCGAGGCCGGGTCAGACGGGCGCCGAATGCTGGAACCCGTCCATCAAACTACTTTCCGAAAGCCGCCCTCTCCCGCCGGGACGGGAGAGGAAGCGTCGCCTCAGAACTGGAAGCGGACCGTGGCGCGAATATCGTACTCGCGATACTTGTCCTCGAACGTCCCACCGGCGTCGAGCGCGTAGACGGCCTTGGGCGAGCCGCCCCGCAGGCCGAGGCGAGCCACGATCCCGCCGTCGAACACCTGCTCGGCGTCGAGGGTGAAGGGATTTCCGTCGCCGAAGCGCGCCGTCGTCTCGCCGGGATTCCCGGCCAGCCGCTGGCGCCAGCCGACCTTCAGCTCGGGCGCCCAGTAGAACTCCTCGCCGAAGCGCCAGCCGACGGCGAGCGCGGCCTGGCCGGTGAGCAGGTCGCCCTTGCGGTCCTCGACGGTCAGGTCGAACCCGGCCCCGCCGCCGCTTTCGGTGTAGCCGTCCTCGCTGAGCCGCAGGTAGTCCAGGGCCAGTTCGGGCCGGGCGTAGAACGCACCCACGTCCAGGGTGTAGGACACGGCGGCGTGGGCGTCGGCGATCCAGCCCGTCCAGTCGGACTCCGCGCGCAGCTCGAGACCGGAGCCGACCAGCCGCCGGTCGCCGTCGAACCAGACATAGCCCACGCCGGCCCGCGCGCTGGCCTGCAGGGCGCCGGCGCTGTAGCGCCAGTAGCCGCCGCCGTTCAGCACGTTCATCGACACCTGCTCGCCGGCCGCAGCTCCCCGGTCGCGGTATTCGGTGGCGACGAAGGCGGCGGACAGGCCCAGGGCGTTGGCGTCGCCGAGCAGGTCCACCCCGCCGGCCAGGCCGAAGCCCTGCGACTTGAAGCCGAGCGCATCCTCGCGTCCGCGGCGGATCTCGAACAGGATCTCCTGCGCCCAGATCCCCGTGCCCGACTCCCGGTCGATCGTCATCGGCTGGGCCGTGGCCGCCGAGATGGCCGAGGAAATGGCGGCCGCCGACATGATGGCCCCGCCCGAGTGGTCGGGCAGCATCTGGTCGTAGAGGCCGAAGAAGCCGTCCTCGGTGGTCTGGGCCAGGAACGCCTGCTCGAGCGCCTCGCTGGTGTCGAGGTTATCGAACACCGCCGTGTAGGCCTGGGCGCCCGACCGGTTCATGCCCAGCTCGGCGGCGGTCTTGGGCTGGATGTCGACGTAGAGCGAGCCCGTCGAGATGTCGGCCCGCAACGCCGACTTGTAGAGGTAGGGCGCCCCCGAGATCGTGGCCGCCGCGTCGGCGACGCTGAGCTGGTCGGCGCGGACCACCTCGTACGAGTGCGAGCCGCGCAGCAGCGACCTGAGCTCGACGTCCAGCTGCGAGCCCGAGGCGAAGGTCGCCTGGCCCGCCACCCTGAAGCGCGTGGCCTCGTCGGCCGCGGGGTCGATCGTCACCGCGAGGACCGCCTTCTGGCCCAGGTGGAGGGCGTTGACGTTCACGGTGTCGGTGTTGGTGACGGTGAGCCGGCCCTCGCCCATGTTGACGGTCAGGCGGCCGTCGGAGTCCGACAGGCGGCCCGCGACCTGGGCGCCGCCGTCGATAACGAGCTCGTCCTGGCCCGCGCCGAAGCTGAGGTCGCCGGTGACGGTCCCG
The Phenylobacterium zucineum HLK1 genome window above contains:
- a CDS encoding YbgC/FadM family acyl-CoA thioesterase; this translates as MSHEPSAGWLEGREHVLPVRIYYEDTDFTGVVYHANYLRYFERGRSDFLRVCGIGHQALLELPEPAAFAVTHMAIDFKRAARIDDALHVRTTYDAVKGPRLFVSQRILRGQDLIAQASVEAACIGLDGRARRPPPGLVERLKPLFAAP
- the tolQ gene encoding protein TolQ codes for the protein MDPAAVTPESFNIVNLFFQADWVVKLVMIGLALASLWSWTIILDKLFRFAALNREATRFEDQVASGRSLEDVAAEAGERPAHALPRMLQGALKEWRDARQKGPPTEAQVAFLIQRIDRHLDAVIARESARVENGLGALAIVATASPFIGLFGTVWGIMNSFQAIAIQKNTSLAVVAPAIAEALFATAIGLVAAIPAYIAFNAFSTSAGKYAARLEGFADDLSTAIQRRLAERA
- a CDS encoding ExbD/TolR family protein; this encodes MALSANDAFAAGGGRRNRRRYGRGRRGALSEINVTPLVDVMLVLLIVFMISAPLLTAGVPVELPKTEAGAIQDQPEPLTVSIRADGSIYLGEDPVPFAGLAPRMQALSEGQSRPVYVRADRHATYEVVAQVMAALSTSGFSSINLITDTGGPSSGAEEQAGP
- the tolB gene encoding Tol-Pal system beta propeller repeat protein TolB → MRLKPLMLALACLFAAGLTVQPARAEIEVNVNRGDVQPLPIAVPAFGGQQGADIAQVISANLQRSGLFQPLDPAAFIERDVNIAVQPRFADWKQINAQALVNGQVTVEGGRLRVDFRLWDVFAEQQLLGLQFTSSPENWRRVAHKISDAVYERLTGEKGYFDTRVVFVAESGPRGKRVKRLAIMDQDGANPSYLTDGSYIVMTPRFSSNSQEITYMSLRPDGSSIWLFNLETGRRESLGNFQGMVFAPRFSPDGGRVAFSVERGGNSDIYVMSLSSRSSTRLTSDPSIDTSPSFSPDGQRIVFNSDRSGSAQLYVMGADGSNPRRISFGQGRYTTPVWSPTGEFIAFTKQTGGQFHIGVMRADGSDERLLTSSYLDEGPTWAPNGRVLMFSRETPGGAPRLWSVDVTGRVLQPMPYPGSGSDPAWSPLLN
- the pal gene encoding peptidoglycan-associated lipoprotein Pal, whose amino-acid sequence is MLRSVNTGAALRLALVAAAATSLAACASRPKPQYETAPPTTPPPADQGAPTQPPVAQQPLAPVPGSAQDFVVNVGDRVYFDLDQHDVRTDARPLLDAQAEWLRRYPQVRVRIEGNADERGTREYNLALGARRANSVRDYLVNRGVTSDRISTISFGKEQPLDPGTTEEAYQKNRNARTAIVSGARQ
- the ybgF gene encoding tol-pal system protein YbgF; the protein is MSQMTRSRFVLPALAFAVLATAAPATAQTPFPATPAEDPLDSRDARRVERMEKVVRELRAIVFQMRDTGKPVVVQPSDADARMAELAARIDDLERTLQRINGSLETATFELQQTKRENAALKTQVDELTQRLTVVEPPPPPPSEDAGAAPAPAADPTEAFTRARQLMLAGDYDGAEDAFAAFVETWPDGQRTPEARYWWGKTLSVRGAHNDAATAYIGAIRGWPQTSWAPDAVVELARSLVALKKPQDACRTLAELPKRYPKAPANITSRAAATRTQAKCAA
- the tilS gene encoding tRNA lysidine(34) synthetase TilS, which produces MTDRAEALLDRHLLKGSRRPLAVAVSGGGDSVALALIAEGWARRSRRDLLLLTLDHGLNPDSAAWTGRCEALAQRLGRPFRALAWTGPKPASGLPAAARAARHRLLAEAAREAGARVILMGHTADDVAEAQVMRAAGATTPEPRVWAPSPAWPEGRGVFVLRPLLDVRRAELRDWLSARGETWIEDPANADPRFARARARRALPADTPLERQEPAPAAIPFEERLGVLDVARAAFRASPAGLAERWLAMACVCAGGGSRRPPGVRAARLSAALRGDGPVLATLAGGRIEADTTAIRIFREAGEAARGGLAALSLPRSQAVVWDGRFELLAPRPGLEVRRLAGLASRLPDAERRRLQAVPAAARGALPTILDGERVSCPLLSDTPAVQVRGLVADRLRAAAGLVTREPD
- a CDS encoding alpha/beta hydrolase; translated protein: MRGTLVDIGGRRLRCVRAGPPAPAPLVVCEHGAFGCAADWAVVQEKLTARGLRSLAYDRAGMGLSDPGPGVRDGRAANADLAALLQALGEDGPLVLAGHSMGGLSSRLFALAHPGRVRGLVLVDAVTPDALGLPGAPLAIAGFGQLLRLASVAGRAGLMVPVSFLTGNLIGLTGEAKPEKRRIHASPVHARWAAAEVLQWPATSALAAAAELPDDLPVAVVTAGAAQLRGGLRALQEAPARRSRFGHIDHVAGSTHANLLGPRHAGAIVRGVEHVLSASPARG
- a CDS encoding M23 family metallopeptidase, which gives rise to MTDLSVAQDGRVRHWLLDAALGGAAALGAITLAHAALPDSPPPAPVPTVEKIVLTEAPAPETPPVLIAFADPVPGRQIVSPFGLRQLPWEEGGRLHAGVDISGRPGEPVRVAADGVVTEAGRNGSYGRYVAVRHAEGLTTFYAHLGHVARHVRPGLAVKAGATLGGVGSSGTSTGPHLHFEIRDRRDRPLNPTLFLGRTFAEADDLPLRQAQRFPRKVRVAQVSFIPRHKRALMEAKLEREADRKAQKATQLAVQDAPAPSALDDGAAKDAAAVERFEGLKVLPLGEDGRPRGQVSS
- a CDS encoding autotransporter outer membrane beta-barrel domain-containing protein translates to MKRLFVSAAVLPLLHAAGAHAETKISTATTTPVRTSTVSGGQPDSILIEANGSIKPTAAGAAVTMDSAHAVKNSGAIGFTGVSNATGVLLVGGASGAFTNSGTIDIVEDYTAEDADKDGDLDGPLAQGANRFGVRATGPGAFTGDVRNEGAINVEGNDSGGVSLETRLQGSLTNAASVGVVGDRSVGVRADSVSGDVRITGAVAVRGQGSVGVQLGDVDGAVVLQNGITATGYRSTQRADDATRAKLDADDLLQGGAAVRLTGNVGKGLLLDRPPTESNADDKDEDDDGVDDTLEATAQLASSGSSPALDIGGAQATTFGLVGTGDRAFGIVNRGQITSDGVNDAVSATAVRIGQTGGGTTTIQGGIYNDKAVISAKAYGAEATGLLLNPGAVVNTLRNTGTIAGDQIGGAHEGRAIVDLSGTLNIIDNSGVIRGSVTPKSGETATARGVALDLRANANGVALTQAKVGSDDKPQIIGDVLFGSGRDVLTVRAGTVTGDLSFGAGQDELVIDGGAQVAGRLSDSDGRLTVNMGEGRLTVTNTDTVNVNALHLGQKAVLAVTIDPAADEATRFRVAGQATFASGSQLDVELRSLLRGSHSYEVVRADQLSVADAAATISGAPYLYKSALRADISTGSLYVDIQPKTAAELGMNRSGAQAYTAVFDNLDTSEALEQAFLAQTTEDGFFGLYDQMLPDHSGGAIMSAAAISSAISAATAQPMTIDRESGTGIWAQEILFEIRRGREDALGFKSQGFGLAGGVDLLGDANALGLSAAFVATEYRDRGAAAGEQVSMNVLNGGGYWRYSAGALQASARAGVGYVWFDGDRRLVGSGLELRAESDWTGWIADAHAAVSYTLDVGAFYARPELALDYLRLSEDGYTESGGGAGFDLTVEDRKGDLLTGQAALAVGWRFGEEFYWAPELKVGWRQRLAGNPGETTARFGDGNPFTLDAEQVFDGGIVARLGLRGGSPKAVYALDAGGTFEDKYREYDIRATVRFQF